A single Brachionichthys hirsutus isolate HB-005 chromosome 17, CSIRO-AGI_Bhir_v1, whole genome shotgun sequence DNA region contains:
- the card14 gene encoding caspase recruitment domain-containing protein 14 — protein sequence MADGRDPEGPDLKEMDEEALWELINDNRHRISLGVRPGILIPYLRQARVLTEMDEDEILSHHSLTNRSMRTSYMLDLLRTQGRNGAVALLESLMIHYPTLYTQITGRKPSTEPSRFSGLIKYSELTEYLVRAVTGMQKELQEARCEAGRMSARCASLESELGQIMGHQEQSQFLQSENERMRRHVCSLQQEVTKLKDEKCDLYVRYTSTIEEKSAVNIRLHDLNLQVYQLQMELQKAHTETEFHKRCSLRCALHAEAPHLQEEVRNLRCQLVKAEKLDPARQDILAQDLAEAIGSQAELAEQLRSYREENEKLLTDKQGLLEQREGLNLQVTQLTQDCDVHQQKNAVIQAQMKDLQTERDQAYLSRDEAQAMIARVLAEKDVLRCLLVELQEKVFSLQVSQSSRERQQGCDGSEVPWENPEPPTRRRLCRMDAVNPMCFNSENEDDAANSIRSRNAEPPGPESFRKREEVLYADSSLETETESLRDDFMFLPLEAEEKQSSRRPTSNGSIAVSPNRTSPPPFLMRSRQKAIRTNGRVLSISFQGDELLQQLAVIGGNKTGVFVHRLTEGSPAHTVGIGPGAQIVEVRCQQNQKALRMVLEDSTLEEAMWALGQTTGFCHLSLRPRQVDYEALLQQLHNNKASSGDSFYVRVNMSLPAGPGGTLAVSCDDILHVTNTWPAGTEDSWYASQVHPCQMVDLQSGTVPNYYRAQRLLIRAIEDVTFQAKTSQKKNEKGVRIVSTGRQGRNPLWVSVEGEKPKNTDAGDASTARSCVSLMPYTLVTPHHPPICRPVLLLPTVLGHILNKKLAGWQGFQLCEPDVLSPSEHASLLQRSEILEECEQGRNCCYTLKSVEKVMKKGIHCVLPLGLDCVRRLHRAEIFPIIIFISPSARSARKLRSKLQRHSQSEGQLLACSRDEEPLLDKLPCLYHSMAPDSWCDQASLLTSLRTIIWEEQRKIVWVEPDVW from the exons ATGGCAGACGGGCGTGATCCCGAGGGTCCGGACCTCAAGGAGATGGACGAGGAGGCACTGTGGGAACTGATCAATGACAACCGCCACCGGATCTCCCTAGGGGTGCGACCAGGCATCCTGATCCCGTACCTTAGGCAGGCCAGGGTGCTCACAGAGATGGATGAGGATGAGATCCTGTCCCACCACAGCCTCACCAACCGCAGCATGAGAACCA GCTATATGCTTGATCTGCTGAGGACCCAGGGGAGGAATGGTGCCGTGGCCTTGCTTGAAAGCCTGATGATCCACTACCCAACGCTGTACACCCAAATCACTGGACGTAAACCAAGCACTGAGCCGTCACGATTCAGCG GTCTTATAAAATACTCCGAGCTGACGGAGTATCTAGTCAGAGCAGTAACCGGGATGCAGAAGGAGCTCCAGGAGGCGCGCTGCGAGGCAGGCAGGATGAGTGCGCGCTGCGCCTCCCTGGAGTCGGAGCTCGGGCAGATAATGGGCCACCAGGAGCAGTCCCAGTTCCTCCAGTCCGAAAATGAACGCATGCGGAGGCATGTGTGCTCTTTGCAGCAGGAAGTCACCAAGCTGAAAGATGAAAAGTGTGACTTGTATGTGCGTTACACATCCACCATCGAGGAAAAATCAGCTGTGAATATACGCCTCCACGACCTTAACCTGCAG GTGTATCAGCTGCAGATGGAGCTGCAGAAAGCTCACACGGAGACAGAGTTCCATAAGCGCTGTTCCCTCAGGTGCGCCCTCCACGCCGAGGCGCcacacctgcaggaggaggtcaGGAATCTGCGCTGTCAGCTGGTGAAGGCGGAAAAACTGGACCCT GCCCGTCAGGACATCCTGGCCCAGGACCTGGCTGAAGCCATCGGGAGCCAGGCGGAGCTCGCAGAGCAGCTCAGGTCGTACAGGGAGGAGAACGAGAAGCTGCTCACAGACAAACAAGgc ctccTGGAGCAGAGGGAGGGCCTGAACCTCCAGGTGACGCAGCTGACTCAGGACTGCGACGTGCACCAGCAGAAGAACGCCGTGATCCAGGCCCAGATGAAAGACCTGCAGACGGAGAGAGATCAG GCGTACCTGTCCAGAGACGAGGCCCAGGCGATGATCGCTCGCGTTCTCGCCGAGAAAGACGTCCTGAGGTGTctgctggtggagctgcaggagaaggtcTTCAGCCTCCAAGTCagccagagcagcagggagCGCCAGCAGGGCTGTGAT GGCAGCGAGGTACCCTGGGAGAACCCAGAACCACCGACTCGACGAAGACTTTGCCGTATGGATGCAGTCAATCCCATGTGCTTCAactcagag AATGAAGACGATGCAGCCAACAGTATCCGATCCAGAAACGCAGAGCCCCCTGGTCCAGAGTCTTTCCGCAAGAGGGAGGAAGTTCTGTACGCAGACAGcag CTTGGAGACAGAGACGGAGTCTCTGCGTGACGACTTCATGTTCCTCCCCT TGGAGGCTGAAGAGAAGCAGAGCTCCAGACGTCCTACTTCTAACGGCTCCATCGCTGTCAG CCCAAACAGAACCTCGCCCCCTCCCTTCCTGATGCGTTCTCGCCAGAAGGCCATTCGCACCAACGGCCGCGTGCTCAGCATCTCCTTCCAGGGCGAcgagctcctccagcagctggccGTGATAGGGGGCAACAAGACGGGGGTGTTTGTGCACCGGCTGACGGAGGGAAGCCCGGCCCACACCGTCGGCATCGGCCCCGGGGCGCAGATAGTGGAG gtgAGGTGCCAGCAGAACCAGAAGGCTCTGCGGATGGTTCTGGAGGATTCCACTCTGGAGGAAGCTATGTGGGCTCTCGGTCAGACCACGGGCTTCTGCCACCTATCCCTTCGGCCGAGGCAAGTTG ACTACGAAGCGCTGCTTCAGCAGCTGCACAACAACAAGGCGTCGTCCGGAGACTCCTTCTACGTACGCGTCAACATGTCCCTCCCCGCCGGTCCCGGCGGGACTCTGGCCGTGTCCTGCGACGACATCCTCCACGTGACCAACACGTGGCCCGCTGGCACCGAGGACTCGTGGTACGCCAGCCAGGTTCACCCCTGTCAGATGGTAGACCTCCAGAGTGGAACTGTACCAAACTACTACAG GGCTCAGCGACTTCTGATTCGAGCGATTGAAGATGTGACTTTTCAAGCAAAGACGTCTCAAAAG AAAAATGAGAAGGGGGTGAGGATCGTCAGCACCGGGCGACAGGGCAGGAACCCCCTCTGGGTCAGCGTGGAGGGTGAGAAGCCCAAGAACACAGACGCAG GAGACGCATCCACAGCCAGAAGCTGCGTGTCCCTCATGCCCTACACGCTGGTGACCCCCCACCACCCACCCATCTGCAGgcctgtcctgctgctgcccaCCGTCCTGGGACACATCCTGAACAAGAAGCTGGCAGGCTGGCAAGGCTTCCAGCTCTGTGAGCCCG ATGTGCTGAGCCCCAGTGAGCATGCAAGCCTGCTGCAGAGGTCCGAGATCCTGGAGGAGTGTGAGCAGGGCAGAAACTGCTGCTACACGCTAAAGAGTGTGGAGAAAGTCATGAAGAAG GGCATCCATTGTGTGCTGCCGTTGGGCCTGGACTGCGTCCGCCGGCTGCACCGGGCCGAAATCTTccccatcatcatcttcatcagtccGTCTGCACGCAGCGCACGTAAGCTGAG GTCGAAGCTGCAgcgccacagccaatcagaggggcAGCTGCTGGCGTGCTCCCGGGACGAGGAGCCGCTGCTGGACAAGCTGCCCTGTCTGTATCACAGCATGGCGCCAGACTCCTGGTGCGACCAGGCCTCCCTGCTCACCAGTCTGCGCACCATCATttgggaggagcagaggaagatcGTGTGGGTGGAGCCTGACGTGTGGTGA
- the ccdc40 gene encoding coiled-coil domain-containing protein 40, which translates to MVGTTLQRTAERRSRLLSGYVACGFTPIISPMSGPEPDNLSTQLHPARCDPAAAADSEAVAQEASRPHLLTHEISEEPLPEEEEMTILDSEHPLVRKMQAALSTHLRKKLENKDLELKEKLARDKSGEGDMKEMHAWMFGVQEQLARRQSQLEDLHLRKTQAEAKRQQAQDQDQDQDQLKERKAKFNSTTRQHKKDKASVSQLQTEFDGLMLQLVLTRRLSEGLHADVKATQTRHHKTGAEKNHVEEQKRTQDFYVERLRKTLEKLMQQIAMCDAQARAQAEERQDVRKSLSEAETELECLHMKSKRLQQLWSGSLRELGKGEESFSVMQEAARSANQQLIFLEKQIKGYKKSTREEQEKHETLTMQRNLSQTACDTLKKLISENQADQDALKAQHSTCLRTVREMEHTVARLSKEASTHQAHVNDQRRQLEKEIALCLELEDKIMTCMQEVLIRKKDVKYSQSHITEISRMKKEKCLPLCQLENDIGRVALEHSMVEQQLKGLDVTLGARNEQIAERNKLLTSAQDEIASFSTLIDQKQHMIASYKTKIEKIAARAGHEDLNPLETKVQELNAQIDELEGKIKSEKQLWMMQQGTLLGLTQEEVANSRETLRVQTACDAMNWRSMRLESQKEIGRREMEHLDNVKRELLKVINLQRERDWLNREEEDDLMETNFCRLKEAERESLEMSVNLKEIQEEKQTLRACLEDAERHVILWKKLVQLQKGTCSAEASFQEETQMMKDEVDRKERRLDQLMKQQQQLLRASEATVLRMENLDLCGETMKTCRSPRQPQQQLERSSIFRGLQQKIWDAHKNALESDKVIKELQEKQVSVKDELRQNKQQLIELHLRNPNLDCEIVNLREVEDANQTHLVAPQNQNESLEEPCKDTYRTSSAEESVGSLLQSQMERIHAVRAILQRVCEDFPQFRGMLRQPMLALELHQNLEE; encoded by the exons ATGGTGGGGACGACCCTGCAGAGGACAGCGGAGCGACGGTCCCGCCTGCTCAGCGGGTATGTAGCCTGTGGATTTACCCCCATTATCAGCCCCATG TCGGGACCAGAGCCCGATAACCTGAGCACCCAGCTTCACCCCGCCCGCTGTGACCCCGCTGCAGCCGCAGATTCAG AAGCAGTTGCTCAGGAGGCCTCGAGGCCTCACCTCCTGACCCACGAGATATCAGAGGAGCCGCtgccggaggaagaggagatgaccATTCTCGACTCTGAGCAT CCCCTGGTCAGGAAGATGCAAGCTGCTCTGAGCACCCACCTCAGGAAGAAGCTGGAGAATAAGGACCTGGAACTGAAGGAAAAG CTGGCACGGGATAAGTCCGGTGAGGGCGACATGAAGGAGATGCATGCTTGGATGTTCGGGGTGCAGGAGCAGCTGGCCAGACGCCAGAGCCAGCTGGAGGATCTTCATCTCAGGAAGACACAGGCCGAAGCCAAACGTCAGCAGgctcaggatcaggatcaggatcaggatcagctgaAGGAAAGGAAGGCAAAGTTTAACAGTACAACACGGCAgcacaaaaaagacaaagccAGTG TGTCCCAGCTGCAGACGGAGTTCGACGGCCTGATGCTGCAGCTCGTCCTCACACGAAGACTCAGTGAAGGTTTGCACGCTGATGTCAAAGCCACACAGACTCGGCACCACAAAACAGGAGCTGAGAAGAACCATGTCGAAGAGCAGAAACGAACACAG GATTTCTATGTAGAGCGTCTCAGAAAGACCTTGGAGAAGCTGATGCAGCAGATAGCCATGTGTGATGCCCAGGCCAGAGCCCAAGCAGAGGAAAGGCAGGACGTCAGGAAGAGTCTTTCTGAG GCTGAAACGGAGTTGGAGTGTCTGCACATGAAGAGTAaacgtctgcagcagctgtggagCGGCAGCCTGCGGGAACTGGGGAAAGGAGAAGAGTCCTTTAGCGTGATGCAGGAGGCTGCGCG ctcagccaatcagcagctgatcttcctggaaaaacaaattaaggGATACAAAAAGTCCACCAGAGAAGAGCAGGAGAAACACGAGACGTTGACGATGCAGCGGAACTTGTCCCAGACGGCATGTGACACCTTGAAGAAGCTGATCAGTGAAAACCAGGCCGACCAAGATGCTCTGAAGGCCCAACACAGCACCTGCCTCCGCACCGTGAGGGAGATGGAACACACTGTGGCCAGGCTGTCCAAG GAAGCCAGCACTCACCAGGCTCATGTGAACGATCAGAGGAGGCAGCTGGAGAAAGAGATCGCTCTGTGTCTGGAGTTGGAAGATAAGATCATGACCTGCATGCAGGAGGTGCTCATCCGCAAAAAGGATGTCAAGTACTCCCAAAGTCACATCACAGAGATATCCAGAATGAAGAAGGAGAAG TGCCTGCCGTTGTGCCAGCTGGAAAACGACATTGGACGTGTAGCACTGGAGCACAGCATGGTCGAGCAGCAGCTAAAAGGCCTGGACGTCACCCTGGGGGCCCGAAATGAGCAGATTGCTGAGCGCAACAAGTTATTGACATCTGCACAGGATGAGATCGCCTCCTTTTCTACACTCATCGACCAGAAGCAGCACATGATTGCCAGCTACAAGACAAAGATTGAGAAAATCGCTGCCAGGGCTGGG CATGAGGACTTGAATCCTCTTGAAACCAAGGTGCAGGAATTAAATGCTCAGATTGATGAGCTGGAAGGGAAAATCAAGAGTGAGAAACAGCTCTGGATGATGCAGCAGGGAACCCTGCTGGGCCTGACCCAGGAGGAAGTAGCCAACAGCAGGGAGACTCTCCGAGTACAGACGGCGTGCGACGCCATGAACTGGAGAAGCATGCGCTTGGAGA GTCAGAAAGAAATCGGGCGCCGTGAGATGGAGCATCTAGACAATGTGAAAAGGGAACTGCTGAAGGTCAtaaacctgcagagagagagagactggctcaaccgggaggaggaggatgacctGATGGAGACAAACTTCTGCAGACTGAAG GAGGCGGAGCGTGAGTCTCTGGAGATGTCCGTGAACCTGAAAGAGATCcaggaggaaaaacagacaCTCCGCGCCTGTCTGGAGGACGCAGA GCGTCACGTTATCCTGTGGAAGAAGCTGGTCCAGCTTCAGAAAGGGACTTGTTCCGCTGAGGCGTCATTTCAGGAAGAGACTCAGATGATGAAAGACGAGGTCGACCGCAAGGAG AGGAGGCTGGACCAGctgatgaagcagcagcagcaactacTGAGAGCGAGTGAAGCAACCGTGTTGAGGATGGAAAACCTCGACCTCTGCGGGGAGACCATGAAGACCTGCAGGTCTCCCAgacagccacagcagcagctcgaGCGGAGTTCCATCTTTCGGGGCCTCCAGCAGAAGATATGGGATGCACACAAG aatgCACTGGAGTCTGACAAGGTGatcaaggagctgcaggagaaacaagTGAGTGTGAAAGACGAGCTGAGGCAGAATAAGCAGCAGCTGATAGAACTCCATCTTAGAAACCCCAACCTTGACTGTGAAATCGTTAATCTCCGGGAAGTCGAGGACGCG AATCAAACTCACCTGGTGGCGCCACAGAACCAGAACGAGAGCCTGGAGGAGCCTTGTAAGGACACTTACCGGACCTCGTCCGCAGAGGAATCGGTTGGATCCCTTCTGCAGAGTCAGATGGAACGCATTCACGCCGTCAGAGCCATCTTGCAACGCGTGTGCGAGGACTTCCCCCAGTTCCGGGGGATGCTCCGCCAGCCGATGCTCGCACTGGAGCTGCATCAGAACCTGGAGGAGTAG
- the LOC137906415 gene encoding testis-expressed protein 2-like, whose amino-acid sequence MTSRHPSHAESPHSTKKQPPAVSPKLHVQRSPSKETITIHFSALGTEEEEEEEELCTTTTSATQDDFDIVTAVEASEELFEGMPSAAAAPESSVVSPLSGPHANNPASPSSCIAERGDSTSHSSPSKSLSFPLSEKPFLSLVKSLSSDVASRDGLPSVAVPPVRQRPLMKTLVKSLSSDTSQDSSSSSYRLPEPLLNLQLFKQFTQPRMPSSATSSAGDCKTAPSSPLTSPDNRSFFKVESKIEDTKRRLTEAISEPLQLLSKIMDEKSGSLIGSGLYRPKALSASATELSNIASLNGHLESNNNYCIKEEEAGQSESESHDSLLSESPVPLSSDSKSPIKSALLSMSLDKCSMSALAKQEDEDFCILYSEDFETYTDAEAAGGDGSDDSKVPRSASADPCNEDESNAVEPGPDVPHYTLVILTILVYGYLVLPLPSYVGGMLLGMGLGFLLAIAVLWLAGPKSSGSRFRFSRCHRKLWNVTKLDIKQPEIFKGWMNEISNYDPETYHATLTHSVFVRLEGSIIRLSKPNHNIARRATHNEPKPDVTYISQKIYDLTNSNVHLVPQSLARKRLWNKKYPICIELGKQDDFMSKAEGDRGDASESGNPKDGTDGTGGGQERASSFYSRDLTLFLFGRTGREKEEWFQHFLSASRLKLDSRKATSVGTKSAVSSHSRSSSRSSLDEALASQPSPKDFSVSTATAGSDKAKPPLDYSVYMASILSKQAAVSPTSALQSPQGSPGADKKLQSAASPPLQSGGEEDAVAWVNAALGRIFWDFLGEPHWAELVSKKIQMKLSKIRLPYFMNELTLKELDMGLVTPKVLRASKPSIDYRGLWFDLEISYSGSFLMTLETKMNLIRLGSVRLGEFGKDGYRPRSYCLADSDEESSSAGSSDEEDSSELSNDSAGGEGWTGGHKPSKIMRFVDKITKSKYFQKATETEFIKKKMEEVSNTPLLLTVEVQELQGTLAVNIPPPPTDRIWYGFRTPPHLELKARPKLGEREVTLAHVTDWIEKKLDQEFQKIFVMPNMDDLWLTIMHSAMDPRTAGGPLVGAAVDPGPSQPLKDGTSQP is encoded by the exons ATGACTAGCCGGCATCCTAGCCATGCAGAGAGTCCTCACTCCACAAAAAAGCAGCCACCCGCTGTGTCCCCCAAGCTCCATGTCCAGCGATCGCCTTCAAAGGAGACCATCACCATCCACTTCTCAGCTCTtgggacagaggaagaggaggaggaagaagagctgtGCACGACGACGACCTCAGCCACTCAGGATGACTTTGACATTGTGACAGCCGTGGAAGCCAGCGAGGAGCTGTTCGAAGGGATGCCATCGGCTGCCGCCGCTCCTGAGTCGTCTGTGGTTTCACCACTTTCCGGCCCTCACGCCAACAATCCTGCCTCTCCTTCATCATGCATTGCAGAGCGAGGAGACTCAACTTCCCATTCCTCTCCTTCGAAATCTTTGAGCTTTCCCTTGAGTGAAAAGCCTTTTCTGAGCTTGGTGAAGTCCCTGTCCTCCGACGTGGCGTCTCGCGATGGCCTCCCTTCTGTTGCAGTCCCTCCAGTCAGACAGCGACCCCTCATGAAGACTCTGGTCAAATCTTTATCTTCAGATACTTCCCaagactcttcctcctcctcctaccgtCTTCCGGAACCGCTCCTTAACCTGCAACTCTTCAAGCAATTCACCCAGCCCCGTATGCCATCTTCTGCCACGTCGTCAGCCGGTGACTGCAAAACCGCCCCTTCCTCTCCGCTGACCTCGCCGGATAACCGCAGCTTCTTTAAGGTGGAGTCAAAAATTGAGGACACTAAGCGGCGCCTCACTGAGGCGATCTCGGAGCCGCTCCAGCTGCTGAGTAAAATCATGGATGAAAAGAGCGGCAGTCTCATCGGCAGCGGCCTTTATCGGCCCAAGGCGCTCTCTGCCAGCGCCACGGAACTCTCCAACATTGCTTCTCTCAATGGTCACCTGGAGAGCAACAATAATTACTGCAtcaaggaggaagaggcaggCCAGTCGGAGTCCGAGAGCCACGACAGCTTGCTGTCTGAATCCCCTGTTCCCCTCTCGTCCGACTCAAAGAGCCCCATCAAATCCGCTTTACTCTCCATGTCATTGGACAAATGCTCGATGTCTGCTCTCGCTAAacaagaggatgaggacttttgCATTCTGTACAGTGAGGATTTTGAGACGTACACTGACGCAGAAGCTGCCGGTGGTGATGGGAGCGATGATTCTAAAGTCCCACGAAGCGCTAGCGCTGATCCCTGCAACGAAGATGAATCTAACGCCGTTGAGCCGGGGCCTGATGTTCCACACTACACTCTCGTCATCCTTACTATACTGGTTTATGGGTATTTAGTGCTACCTCTGCCCAGTTATGTAGGAGGAATGCTGCTTGGGATGGGACTCGGATTCCTTTTAGCCATCGCCGTTTTGTGGTTGGCAGGACCAAAGTCTTCTGGCAGTCGTTTCAGATTTTCCAGGTGTCATAGGAAGTTGTGGAATGTCACCAAGTTGGATATTAAGCAACCGGAAATATTCAAG GGCTGGATGAATGAGATCTCCAACTACGACCCAGAGACGTACCACGCCACGCTGACGCACTCGGTGTTCGTCCGCTTGGAGGGCTCCATCATTCGTCTGTCCAAACCCAACCACAACATCGCCCGTCGTGCTACACACAACGAGCCAAAGCCAGATGTCACCTACATCAGTCAAAAGATCTATGACCTCACCAACAGCAAC GTACATTTAGTGCCTCAGAGCCTGGCTAGGAAGCGACTATGGAACAAGAAATACCccatctgcattgaactgggcAAACAGGATGACTTCATGTCCAAGGCTGAGGGGGACAGGGGGGACGCCAGTGAGAGTGGCAACCCAAAGGATGGCACCGACGGGACGGGAGGAGGTCAGGAACGAGCCTCGTCTTTTTACAGTAGAGACCTGACCCTCTTTCTGTTTGGAAGAACcgggagggagaaggaggagtggtTCCAGCACTTTCTATCCGCCTCCAGGCTCAAGCTGGACTCGAGGAAGGCAACGAGTGTTGGGACAAAGAGCG CTGTGAGCTCTCACAGTCGCAGCAGCAGCCGAAGCAGTCTAGACGAGGCGCTAGCATCTCAGCCCAGTCCAAAAGACTTCTCGGTCTCCACGGCAACAGCAGGCAGTGACAAAGCCAAGCCACCTTTGGACTACAGTGTTTATATGGCCTCCATACTGTCAAAACAGGCGGCGGTTAGTCCCACTTCGGCCCTCCAGAGTCCACAGGGCAGCCCTGGGGCTGATAAGAAG cttcagAGCGCCGCTTCACCTCCGCTGCAGTCCGGTGGGGAGGAGGATGCGGTTGCCTGGGTGAACGCAGCTCTCGGGCGGATCTTCTGGGACTTCCTGGGTGAGCCCCACTGGGCCGAGCTGGTCTCCAAGAAGATTCAGATGAAGCTCAGTAAGATACGG CTGCCTTACTTCATGAATGAGCTAACCCTGAAGGAGCTGGACATGGGCTTGGTCACTCCCAAAGTCCTCCGAGCATCCAAACCTTCCATTGACTACCGAG GTCTGTGGTTTGACCTGGAGATTTCCTACAGTGGTTCTTTCCTGATGACCCTGGAGACCAAGATGAACCTCATTCGCCTGGGCAGCGTCCGGTTGGGAGAATTTGGCAAAGATGG ATACAGGCCACGCTCCTACTGCCTGGCTGATAGCGATGAAGAGTCATCCAGCGCCGGATCCTCCGATGAGGAAGATTCCTCAGAGCTCTCCAATGACTCTGCAGGGGGAGAGGG TTGGACTGGAGGCCACAAACCCAGCAAGATCATGCGTTTTGTCGACAAGATCACAAAGTCCAAATACTTCCAGAAGGCAACAGAAACGGAGTTCATCaaaaagaagatggaggaggtatCGAACACGCCCCTTCTGCTCACAGTGGAAGTGCAAGAACTCCAAGGAACGCTGGCTGTCAACATTCCGCCCCCACCCACTGACCGGATATG GTACGGCTTCAGGACTCCGCCTCACCTGGAGCTGAAGGCACGGCCGAAGCTCGGAGAGAGAGAAGTCACTCTGGCTCATGTGACCGACTGGATCGAGAAAAAACTCGACCAGGAATTCCAG AAAATCTTTGTAATGCCAAACATGGATGATCTATGGCTGACTATCATGCACTCTGCCATGGACCCACGCACCGCCGGTGGACCCCTAGTCGGCGCCGCTGTGGATCCAGGGCCTTCCCAGCCACTGAAAGACGGCACCAGCCAGCCATGA